tcataaaataaataaataataaatctgacGCACGCTGCGTGCCTGAAACGTAAAGGCGGGGTTTCGGCCGTATGCGTCATGACGTAGCTGGCGGGAGTTGTGTCCTTGTTTTCAACGCAGCGCGGGAGATCgagcagaagaggaaggagcCGGAGCTGAAGATAAAGTCAAAGTCTGTAAGTTTCTTTAATTCAGAGTCAGAAAAGTTTGAGTTTGGTGTAAACTGAACGCGTCGCGCTGTGAACTGTTTAAACACGCGGATTTAACGTTATATCAACGTTGTATCAACGTTACAGTAACCTCcacgctgtgtgtgtctctgctccGTCAGGTGGAGGTTTGTCAACATGCCGTGTGAGAGGAAGCCGATGCGCTACGACCACTCGGAGGGACACACCGAGGTCTGCTACGACGACTCCGGgaggtgagagtgtgtgtgtgtgtgtgtgtgtgtgtgtgtgtgtgtgtgtgtgtgtgtgtgtgtgtgtgtgtgtgtgtgacaggagaGGTCAAACTTCATCAGTGTTGTGACCTGACAGCTGACAGGTCACAAAGTGTCATCATCAGGttcatgtgtacacacacacacacaccctctgtcacctgtgtgtacaggtgtgtgtcacacacctgtacacacaggtATAGACACACAGTTTACCTTTATCCTCTCCAGGTTCATTGTGACCTGCGGGAACGACGGCGATGTTCGGATATGGGAGAGTCTGGATGACGACGACCCGAAGTTCATCACGGTCGGGGAGAAGGCGTTCTCCCTGGCGCTGAAGGTCGGTACCTGAAGGTTCGTTCAGGACGTCGTGATGTGAGACCGACTTTCACTGAGATCTGTTCTTCTCTCTCCGCAGAACGGCAAGCTGGTGACGGCGAGCTCCAACAACACAGTGCAGATCCACACGTTTCCCGACGGAGACCCGGACGGCATCCTGACCCGGTTCACTACCAACGCCACGCACGTCACCTTCAACAGCAGCGGATCCAGGGTGGCTGCTGGATCCAGGTACTGAAGATAGACCGACCCGTGCTCGATCCCACTGTACTGCTAACTAGTCCAACTAACTAGTaactagtccagcagcagcagctgatatcactgcctagtccagcagcagtcagcccagctcggcgtctgtctttcagccttttatttcaccaagctctcaccaaccactaaaagtcagtcccacatttactcttgtccggcggcttcttgctcgctcactctctccttttctcttcttagcttcctccgtcagcgtcctcttcactctcttctcctctgccattatgtccatagaagctgctgagcctggttatattgcctagctcctgttctggcatgacacttgCTCCCCACCCTGTAAACGACCTCTTCCTgttggtccaaaacacctgttggacaaacactaacactcccccagtgatctgagctcacagcccagctaacaaacatgagctaacatgagctaacatgagttaacattagctaacatgagctaacagcagctaacaaactgagctaacatgagctaacagcagctaacagactgagctaacatgagctaacagcagctaacagactgagctaacatgagctaacagcagctaacagactgagctaacatgagctaacagcagctaacagactgagctaacatgagctaacagcagctaacagactgagctaacatgagctaacagcagctaacagactgagctaacatgagctaacagcagctaacagactgagctaacatgagctaacagcagctaacagactgagctaacatgagctaacagcagctaacagactgagctaacatgagctaacagcagctaacagactgagctaacatgagctaacagcagctaacagactgagctaacatgagctaacagcagctaacagactgagctaacatgagctaacagcagctaacagactgagctaacatgagctaacagcagctaacagactgagctaacatgagctaacagcagctaacagactgagctaacatgagctaacagcagctaacagactgagctaacatgagctaacagcagctaacagactgagctaacatgagctaacagcagctaacagactgagctaacatgagctaacagcagctaacagactgagctaacatgagctaacagcagctaacagactgagctaacatgagctaacagcagctaacagactgagctaacatgagctaacagcagctaacagactgagctaacatgagctaacagcagctaacagactgagctaacatgagctaacagcagctaacagactgagctaacatgagctaacagcagctaacagactgagctaacatgagctaacagcagctaacagactgagctaacatgagctaacagcagctaacagactgagctaacatgagctaacagcagctaacagactgagctaacatgagctaacagcagctaacagactgagctaacatgagctaacagcagctaacagactgagctaacatgagctaacagcagctacagctgtcagcagtttacttcactgtccatcataaactctgtaaatcacagagagttgaggcggagcagccggaggacatcagagggaaaaccagaaaacatttcctccataaaatatgatccagtttcaccagaatcagtgaaatagttgctgctgtgtgacttagtgccgtaaagcgttacgtacttctcccgacccggagcccaaagttacatagtgtgagaacagacgtacgaatgacagagacaccgttcagctgatctcaggtcagtTCAGTTATTTGGACGTGCAGCTTCGTCCTGACGTGTTTCTCAGGAGTGAACGTCACTTCTGCTTCATCAAACCGTGACACGTTCACACGCCGTGCTTAACGTGTCACGGCGTGATCTCATCAGCTTCGCTCTCGTTGTTGTTCCCGTGCAGAATGCACCCGGGTGATATTTCCACCTCAcggatggagcagctctccgGATTGGTTTCTGATTAGTCCTGATTGGAGGTGAACGTCTGTCTCCGAGCACGACTGATTTGCCCTAAACGGGTTCATCACGGCAATGAAAGCACAGAGCATGCTGCTCATCGACGCTGCTATTTTCATCCCGGTAATTTCTGCTGTGGTATCGATTGTGAACATTCAGGTATCCGAGGCCGTTAGTGCCGACGTCAGAGGAAATCGGGATTCTTTCACGCCTCCGTTTTTTCATCGATTTGGCGATTTGTGCTCGTGTCGGTTCGTGAACGCAGATCACCAGTTTGCACACGTTCATTCTAAatttctcctcttccctcccccTCAGTGACTTCATGgtgaaggtggtggaggtgtCGGACAGCAGCCAACAGAAAACACTCCGGGGCCACGAAGCGCCGGTCCTCAGCGTGACCTTCGACCCCAAAGATGACTTCTTGGTGGGTAAACGCTGTGCGCGGATGTTACGTAAAGACTCTGGTGTCGGTGTAACCCGCTCTGTTTTCTCCGTCAGGCGTCTGCCAGCTGTGACGGCTCCGTCGTGGTGTGGAACGTGGACGAGCAGGTACGTCCGTGTTTAATCGCCTCGCTCTGGAAGTCTTTACGGACACGCCGAGCGCTCTGATGTTGATCTGCTTCGTCTCCGTGCAGACTCAGGTGATCAGCTGGCCTCTGCTGCAGAAGACCAACGACGTCAGCAACGCAAAGTCTCTGTGTCGGCTGGCCTGGCAGCCCAAGACGGGAAAGGTCAGTCTGCAGCACGTCTGCCTCGTGTCAGGGATGAATCATTGATTATCAtctaatatgtgtgtgtgtgctcagtttTTAGCGGTTCCCGTAGAGACAAAGGTTCACCTGTACGAGCGAGGGACCTGGGATCACGTGAGCACTCTGTCTGATGATCTGCTGACACAGGTGAGCTCCGGGCCGGGCAGGGTTGAAGGTTCGGTGTGTCTGTTGGTGATCTCACCGtgttcttcctctgcagccCATCAACGTGGTGGCCTGGTCTCCGTGTGGGCGCTTCCTGGCAGCCGGCAGCGTGGGAGGAGCGCTGAACGTTTGGGACGCGAGCAGCAAGCTGTGTGTGGAAAGGTACGCAACCGCCAACTGTCTCGCTAGTCGGTTCAAAACTAAACCGGGTCCTCGGCGCTGACAGGTCGTGGTTCAGGTTCACGACCGCTGACGTTGTCTCgtctctgctgcagacagaagCACGAGAAAGGCTTCACGGTGTGCGGTCTGGCCTGGCATCCGTCAGGCAGCCAGATCGCCTACACGGACACGGAGGGCTGCCTGGGCCTTCTGGACGGACtcagcacctccacctccaccacctccacctccaccaccaagGTACAGCTTCACTCATCACCTTTTAAATTCAGCTCCATCGTCCTGTTGAAGTCTCCAAATAGACTCTGACTCTTCCAGCAGGTGGCAGAAAAGAAGCCGGCGAACGACTTTGACGACCTGTtcgatgatgacgatgatcgACTCATGGACGAAGGACTCAGCGACACCAACTCACCGGCTAAGAAACCCGCCGCCGtggacgacgatgacgacgacgacttCCTCGTGCCGGCGACGGGGCGCGTGAGGAACCGAGCAATCCTGGATGACGAGAACTCGCTCGGTGAGTGGAACGTGTGCACTGTGGATGTTTATCGAGGTGTCGATGTTTACATCTGTGCTCCTCCGTTCAGACACCGGCTCGCTGAAGCTCGGGCGGGACAAATTCGGGGAGGATGACGATGACGCGGGCAGCGCCGTCATGCCTGCAGCCGCCGCCCCGCTGGTGCCCTTACGCCCCGTCTATGACGGACCGATGCCGACGCCTCCCCAGAAGGCCTTTCAGCCGGGCTCCACGCCGGCACACCTCACGCACCGCTTCATGGTAGGACTGATCGATGCCGCGTCGtcgtttttgttgttgtgtttgttgccGTGTGTTTTTAACGGGCAGTTTGCGCCTCAGATGTGGAACTCTGTGGGAATCGTGCGAGGCTACAACGACGAGCAGGACAACGCCATCGACGTGGAGTTCCACGACACGGCCGTGCACCACGCCATGCACCTCACCAACTCTCTGGGTCACACCATGGCTGATCTTTCCCAGGAGGCCGTGCTGCTGGCCTGCCCCAGCACGGACGAGCTCGCCAGGTAAAACGCCCCGCTCCATCCTcgtttgttttctgttggttCCTTTCGGTAGATCTTCAAACCggctcttcttctcctctcagtAAGCTGCAGTGCCTCCACTTCTCGTCCTGGGACACCAACAAGGAGTGGATGGTGGACCTCCCGAAGGACGAGGACGCCAGGGCGCTGTGTCTGGGTCAGGGCTGGGCGGCGGTCGCCACCAGCGCGCTGATGCTCCGACTCTTCTCCATCGGTGGAGTCCAGAGGGAAATCTTCAGCCTGCCGGGTCCCGTCGTGTGCATGGTCGGACACGGAGAGCAGCTGCTCATCGTCTACCATCGAGGTGAGACACAAACACCTGTATGTGTCAGCGTACTCGCTCTTTAAGCGTCTTTGTCCTCACGTCGGTGCTCGTGTTTCATTTTCCCGTCCTCAGCGACGGGTTTCGACGGCGAGCAGGCGCTCGGcgttcagctgctgcagttcgGTCGAAGGAAGAGGCAGCTCATCAACGGCGAGCCGCTCCCGCTGTCTCGCAGATCCTACCTGTCCTGGCTCGGATTCACCGCCGAGGGTCAGTCTGTCGAGAACAAATATCTTCTGTAACCTCTTGGAAATGTTTGAAGGTCTGATGGTGTTCTGGTTTTTCAGGCACTCCGTGCTACGTGGACTCGGAGGGTGTGATCCGCATGCTGAACCGCTCCCTGGGCAACACGTGGACGCCGGTGTGTAACACGAGAGAGACCTGCAAGAGTAAATCAGATCACTACTGGGTGGTCGGCGTACACGAGAACCCTCAGCAGCTCAGGTGAGCTCTCTCTTCTCCGCCATCCCGTTGCAGACGCTTGTTGCGGCGTGTCGTGTCCTAAGTCTCTCTCGTCCTCTCAGGTGTATTCCCTGTAAAGGCTCCAGGTATCCTCCCACCCTGCCCAGACCTGCTGTGGCCATCCTGCCCTTCAAGCTGCCTCTGTGTCAGACCGCCACAGAGAAAGGACAGATGGAGGTAAATGAATCAAACGCACCTCAGACAGGCGCCAACACCGTAACGTGGTTTCATCTTCGTTGTCTTCTGTCGTCCCTCAGGAGCAGTTCTGCCGCTCGGTCCTCTTCCACAACCACTACAGCTTCCTGTCGTCCAGCGGCTACGAGATCAACGAGGACGGGCGGAGTCAGTCGcagaaggagcagcaggagctgctgatgaagatgtttgCAGTGAGTACGCGTCAGCGGCAGCGTCACATCAGCCGTGTTCGGACGAACCGAGCTCAGAGTCCATGTGTTCTTCTTCCAGCTGTCCTGTAAGCTGGAGAGAGAGTTTCGCTGCGTGGAGCTGGCCGAGCTCATGACTCAGAACGTGGTGACTCTGGCCATCCGATACGCGTCCCGGTCCAGGCGCATGGCGCTCGCCCAGCGCCTCAGCGAGATCGCTCTGGAGAAAGCCAACCAGatgcaggaagaggaggaggaggaggaggaagaggagccgGAGTACTCCAGACGGACATCTGGGTAAGTCCAAAACATCAACGGTCCGACTGCTGTGCTCCAGTGGAGAGGCGTCAGGTGATTCACGTGTTTATTACGTGGACAGGTACGGCCAGAGTGGACGTCACGGCAACCGGCGAaatcaggaggaggaagaggagcaaggagaggaactcagggaggaagag
The Larimichthys crocea isolate SSNF chromosome VIII, L_crocea_2.0, whole genome shotgun sequence genome window above contains:
- the wdhd1 gene encoding WD repeat and HMG-box DNA-binding protein 1 isoform X1, producing MPCERKPMRYDHSEGHTEVCYDDSGRFIVTCGNDGDVRIWESLDDDDPKFITVGEKAFSLALKNGKLVTASSNNTVQIHTFPDGDPDGILTRFTTNATHVTFNSSGSRVAAGSSDFMVKVVEVSDSSQQKTLRGHEAPVLSVTFDPKDDFLASASCDGSVVVWNVDEQTQVISWPLLQKTNDVSNAKSLCRLAWQPKTGKFLAVPVETKVHLYERGTWDHVSTLSDDLLTQPINVVAWSPCGRFLAAGSVGGALNVWDASSKLCVERQKHEKGFTVCGLAWHPSGSQIAYTDTEGCLGLLDGLSTSTSTTSTSTTKQVAEKKPANDFDDLFDDDDDRLMDEGLSDTNSPAKKPAAVDDDDDDDFLVPATGRVRNRAILDDENSLDTGSLKLGRDKFGEDDDDAGSAVMPAAAAPLVPLRPVYDGPMPTPPQKAFQPGSTPAHLTHRFMMWNSVGIVRGYNDEQDNAIDVEFHDTAVHHAMHLTNSLGHTMADLSQEAVLLACPSTDELASKLQCLHFSSWDTNKEWMVDLPKDEDARALCLGQGWAAVATSALMLRLFSIGGVQREIFSLPGPVVCMVGHGEQLLIVYHRATGFDGEQALGVQLLQFGRRKRQLINGEPLPLSRRSYLSWLGFTAEGTPCYVDSEGVIRMLNRSLGNTWTPVCNTRETCKSKSDHYWVVGVHENPQQLRCIPCKGSRYPPTLPRPAVAILPFKLPLCQTATEKGQMEEQFCRSVLFHNHYSFLSSSGYEINEDGRSQSQKEQQELLMKMFALSCKLEREFRCVELAELMTQNVVTLAIRYASRSRRMALAQRLSEIALEKANQMQEEEEEEEEEEPEYSRRTSGYGQSGRHGNRRNQEEEEEQGEELREEEDGGQEMETEEPAETRRRVNPFAKEAGSPVTPSVTPTAKVGRANPFKVLGSGKPSSSSGQPRVTNILDNMTSSRKSSPLSGAAGKQSKGPVLKPLAPRPKTKTQSTLLQMTGTKASNKKTPENAEPAADRQKQPDVPPPSAPAENTENKRPKTGFQLWLDENRKNITADHPDLEETDVIKEAMGRFRTLSADERLSWTERAKGQTGDDATDLKKRKRGGAGGGGGGGEEEDGRTDADENSAKKKKSLDPSSKLSAFAFNKS
- the wdhd1 gene encoding WD repeat and HMG-box DNA-binding protein 1 isoform X2, encoding MPCERKPMRYDHSEGHTEVCYDDSGRFIVTCGNDGDVRIWESLDDDDPKFITVGEKAFSLALKNGKLVTASSNNTVQIHTFPDGDPDGILTRFTTNATHVTFNSSGSRVAAGSSDFMVKVVEVSDSSQQKTLRGHEAPVLSVTFDPKDDFLASASCDGSVVVWNVDEQTQVISWPLLQKTNDVSNAKSLCRLAWQPKTGKFLAVPVETKVHLYERGTWDHVSTLSDDLLTQPINVVAWSPCGRFLAAGSVGGALNVWDASSKLCVERQKHEKGFTVCGLAWHPSGSQIAYTDTEGCLGLLDGLSTSTSTTSTSTTKVAEKKPANDFDDLFDDDDDRLMDEGLSDTNSPAKKPAAVDDDDDDDFLVPATGRVRNRAILDDENSLDTGSLKLGRDKFGEDDDDAGSAVMPAAAAPLVPLRPVYDGPMPTPPQKAFQPGSTPAHLTHRFMMWNSVGIVRGYNDEQDNAIDVEFHDTAVHHAMHLTNSLGHTMADLSQEAVLLACPSTDELASKLQCLHFSSWDTNKEWMVDLPKDEDARALCLGQGWAAVATSALMLRLFSIGGVQREIFSLPGPVVCMVGHGEQLLIVYHRATGFDGEQALGVQLLQFGRRKRQLINGEPLPLSRRSYLSWLGFTAEGTPCYVDSEGVIRMLNRSLGNTWTPVCNTRETCKSKSDHYWVVGVHENPQQLRCIPCKGSRYPPTLPRPAVAILPFKLPLCQTATEKGQMEEQFCRSVLFHNHYSFLSSSGYEINEDGRSQSQKEQQELLMKMFALSCKLEREFRCVELAELMTQNVVTLAIRYASRSRRMALAQRLSEIALEKANQMQEEEEEEEEEEPEYSRRTSGYGQSGRHGNRRNQEEEEEQGEELREEEDGGQEMETEEPAETRRRVNPFAKEAGSPVTPSVTPTAKVGRANPFKVLGSGKPSSSSGQPRVTNILDNMTSSRKSSPLSGAAGKQSKGPVLKPLAPRPKTKTQSTLLQMTGTKASNKKTPENAEPAADRQKQPDVPPPSAPAENTENKRPKTGFQLWLDENRKNITADHPDLEETDVIKEAMGRFRTLSADERLSWTERAKGQTGDDATDLKKRKRGGAGGGGGGGEEEDGRTDADENSAKKKKSLDPSSKLSAFAFNKS
- the wdhd1 gene encoding WD repeat and HMG-box DNA-binding protein 1 isoform X3 — protein: MPCERKPMRYDHSEGHTEVCYDDSGRFIVTCGNDGDVRIWESLDDDDPKFITVGEKAFSLALKNGKLVTASSNNTVQIHTFPDGDPDGILTRFTTNATHVTFNSSGSRVAAGSSDFMVKVVEVSDSSQQKTLRGHEAPVLSVTFDPKDDFLASASCDGSVVVWNVDEQTQVISWPLLQKTNDVSNAKSLCRLAWQPKTGKFLAVPVETKVHLYERGTWDHVSTLSDDLLTQPINVVAWSPCGRFLAAGSVGGALNVWDASSKLCVERQKHEKGFTVCGLAWHPSGSQIAYTDTEGCLGLLDGLSTSTSKQVAEKKPANDFDDLFDDDDDRLMDEGLSDTNSPAKKPAAVDDDDDDDFLVPATGRVRNRAILDDENSLDTGSLKLGRDKFGEDDDDAGSAVMPAAAAPLVPLRPVYDGPMPTPPQKAFQPGSTPAHLTHRFMMWNSVGIVRGYNDEQDNAIDVEFHDTAVHHAMHLTNSLGHTMADLSQEAVLLACPSTDELASKLQCLHFSSWDTNKEWMVDLPKDEDARALCLGQGWAAVATSALMLRLFSIGGVQREIFSLPGPVVCMVGHGEQLLIVYHRATGFDGEQALGVQLLQFGRRKRQLINGEPLPLSRRSYLSWLGFTAEGTPCYVDSEGVIRMLNRSLGNTWTPVCNTRETCKSKSDHYWVVGVHENPQQLRCIPCKGSRYPPTLPRPAVAILPFKLPLCQTATEKGQMEEQFCRSVLFHNHYSFLSSSGYEINEDGRSQSQKEQQELLMKMFALSCKLEREFRCVELAELMTQNVVTLAIRYASRSRRMALAQRLSEIALEKANQMQEEEEEEEEEEPEYSRRTSGYGQSGRHGNRRNQEEEEEQGEELREEEDGGQEMETEEPAETRRRVNPFAKEAGSPVTPSVTPTAKVGRANPFKVLGSGKPSSSSGQPRVTNILDNMTSSRKSSPLSGAAGKQSKGPVLKPLAPRPKTKTQSTLLQMTGTKASNKKTPENAEPAADRQKQPDVPPPSAPAENTENKRPKTGFQLWLDENRKNITADHPDLEETDVIKEAMGRFRTLSADERLSWTERAKGQTGDDATDLKKRKRGGAGGGGGGGEEEDGRTDADENSAKKKKSLDPSSKLSAFAFNKS
- the wdhd1 gene encoding WD repeat and HMG-box DNA-binding protein 1 isoform X5; translated protein: MPCERKPMRYDHSEGHTEVCYDDSGRFIVTCGNDGDVRIWESLDDDDPKFITVGEKAFSLALKNGKLVTASSNNTVQIHTFPDGDPDGILTRFTTNATHVTFNSSGSRVAAGSSDFMVKVVEVSDSSQQKTLRGHEAPVLSVTFDPKDDFLASASCDGSVVVWNVDEQTQVISWPLLQKTNDVSNAKSLCRLAWQPKTGKFLAVPVETKVHLYERGTWDHVSTLSDDLLTQPINVVAWSPCGRFLAAGSVGGALNVWDASSKLCVERQKHEKGFTVCGLAWHPSGSQIAYTDTEGCLGLLDGLSTSTSTTSTSTTKQVAEKKPANDFDDLFDDDDDRLMDEGLSDTNSPAKKPAAVDDDDDDDFLVPATGRVRNRAILDDENSLDTGSLKLGRDKFGEDDDDAGSAVMPAAAAPLVPLRPVYDGPMPTPPQKAFQPGSTPAHLTHRFMMWNSVGIVRGYNDEQDNAIDVEFHDTAVHHAMHLTNSLGHTMADLSQEAVLLACPSTDELASKLQCLHFSSWDTNKEWMVDLPKDEDARALCLGQGWAAVATSALMLRLFSIGGVQREIFSLPGPVVCMVGHGEQLLIVYHRATGFDGEQALGVQLLQFGRRKRQLINGEPLPLSRRSYLSWLGFTAEGTPCYVDSEGVIRMLNRSLGNTWTPVCNTRETCKSKSDHYWVVGVHENPQQLRCIPCKGSRYPPTLPRPAVAILPFKLPLCQTATEKGQMEEQFCRSVLFHNHYSFLSSSGYEINEDGRSQSQKEQQELLMKMFALSCKLEREFRCVELAELMTQNVVTLAIRYASRSRRMALAQRLSEIALEKANQMQEEEEEEEEEEPEYSRRTSGYGQSGRHGNRRNQEEEEEQGEELREEEDGGQEMETEEPAETRRPAKVGRANPFKVLGSGKPSSSSGQPRVTNILDNMTSSRKSSPLSGAAGKQSKGPVLKPLAPRPKTKTQSTLLQMTGTKASNKKTPENAEPAADRQKQPDVPPPSAPAENTENKRPKTGFQLWLDENRKNITADHPDLEETDVIKEAMGRFRTLSADERLSWTERAKGQTGDDATDLKKRKRGGAGGGGGGGEEEDGRTDADENSAKKKKSLDPSSKLSAFAFNKS
- the wdhd1 gene encoding WD repeat and HMG-box DNA-binding protein 1 isoform X4, with the protein product MPCERKPMRYDHSEGHTEVCYDDSGRFIVTCGNDGDVRIWESLDDDDPKFITVGEKAFSLALKNGKLVTASSNNTVQIHTFPDGDPDGILTRFTTNATHVTFNSSGSRVAAGSSDFMVKVVEVSDSSQQKTLRGHEAPVLSVTFDPKDDFLASASCDGSVVVWNVDEQTQVISWPLLQKTNDVSNAKSLCRLAWQPKTGKFLAVPVETKVHLYERGTWDHVSTLSDDLLTQPINVVAWSPCGRFLAAGSVGGALNVWDASSKLCVERQKHEKGFTVCGLAWHPSGSQIAYTDTEGCLGLLDGLSTSTSKVAEKKPANDFDDLFDDDDDRLMDEGLSDTNSPAKKPAAVDDDDDDDFLVPATGRVRNRAILDDENSLDTGSLKLGRDKFGEDDDDAGSAVMPAAAAPLVPLRPVYDGPMPTPPQKAFQPGSTPAHLTHRFMMWNSVGIVRGYNDEQDNAIDVEFHDTAVHHAMHLTNSLGHTMADLSQEAVLLACPSTDELASKLQCLHFSSWDTNKEWMVDLPKDEDARALCLGQGWAAVATSALMLRLFSIGGVQREIFSLPGPVVCMVGHGEQLLIVYHRATGFDGEQALGVQLLQFGRRKRQLINGEPLPLSRRSYLSWLGFTAEGTPCYVDSEGVIRMLNRSLGNTWTPVCNTRETCKSKSDHYWVVGVHENPQQLRCIPCKGSRYPPTLPRPAVAILPFKLPLCQTATEKGQMEEQFCRSVLFHNHYSFLSSSGYEINEDGRSQSQKEQQELLMKMFALSCKLEREFRCVELAELMTQNVVTLAIRYASRSRRMALAQRLSEIALEKANQMQEEEEEEEEEEPEYSRRTSGYGQSGRHGNRRNQEEEEEQGEELREEEDGGQEMETEEPAETRRRVNPFAKEAGSPVTPSVTPTAKVGRANPFKVLGSGKPSSSSGQPRVTNILDNMTSSRKSSPLSGAAGKQSKGPVLKPLAPRPKTKTQSTLLQMTGTKASNKKTPENAEPAADRQKQPDVPPPSAPAENTENKRPKTGFQLWLDENRKNITADHPDLEETDVIKEAMGRFRTLSADERLSWTERAKGQTGDDATDLKKRKRGGAGGGGGGGEEEDGRTDADENSAKKKKSLDPSSKLSAFAFNKS